A portion of the Halalkalicoccus tibetensis genome contains these proteins:
- a CDS encoding DUF5793 family protein: MRREYFTLDVRGIDWVDEGGEPATPTVVIDFEGPVDELEERLTGFDGERLSASQTDVALRLQGDVEAPGTTGVVSVTNRTTGDFVLELNEEAEDVLRFIRAARAYGKESESDERYRVLIRVEGEELITYEKSTFLVYDEEGNLLRQHSLIPSGVEL; the protein is encoded by the coding sequence ATGAGGCGCGAGTATTTCACGCTCGACGTGCGGGGGATCGACTGGGTGGACGAAGGGGGTGAGCCAGCGACGCCGACGGTCGTCATCGACTTCGAGGGCCCGGTCGACGAGCTCGAGGAGCGCCTGACCGGCTTCGACGGCGAACGCCTCTCCGCGAGCCAGACCGACGTCGCGCTCCGGCTCCAGGGCGACGTCGAGGCGCCGGGGACGACCGGGGTCGTGAGCGTCACCAATCGAACCACCGGGGACTTCGTCCTCGAGCTGAACGAGGAGGCCGAGGACGTCCTCCGGTTCATCCGCGCCGCGCGCGCCTACGGCAAGGAATCGGAGTCCGACGAGCGCTACCGCGTGCTGATCCGCGTCGAGGGCGAGGAGCTCATCACCTACGAGAAGTCGACGTTCCTCGTCTACGACGAGGAGGGGAACCTGCTTCGCCAGCACAGCCTGATCCCCAGCGGCGTCGAGCTCTAA
- a CDS encoding class I SAM-dependent methyltransferase produces the protein MDDPRTVRETYDRIASHFASTREHAWPEVERFLADHEGRLGLDLGCANGRHAQLLAGRVDRVVGVDVSRGLLEEARTRSRERGFDAELLQGDAARIPLRDDRVDLAVYIATIHHLRDREQRVRSLDELARILAPGGRALVSAWSTVHRKFDRGEGFDTTVDWTLPGGETVPRFYHIYAPEEFEADVEDSALVAESFEVSSGNCYAVVGKKQ, from the coding sequence ATGGACGACCCGCGGACCGTCCGCGAGACCTACGACCGGATCGCGAGCCACTTCGCGTCGACCCGCGAACACGCCTGGCCCGAGGTCGAACGGTTCCTCGCGGACCACGAGGGCCGGCTCGGCCTCGATCTGGGCTGTGCGAACGGACGCCACGCCCAGCTGCTCGCAGGACGGGTCGATCGCGTCGTCGGCGTGGACGTCAGCCGCGGGCTGCTCGAGGAGGCCCGAACCCGATCGCGCGAGCGGGGCTTCGACGCCGAGCTCCTGCAGGGCGACGCGGCCCGCATCCCCCTTCGGGACGACCGGGTCGACCTCGCGGTCTACATCGCGACGATCCACCACCTGCGCGACCGCGAGCAGCGGGTCCGGAGCCTCGACGAGCTCGCACGGATCCTCGCACCCGGGGGTCGGGCGCTGGTGAGCGCCTGGAGCACGGTCCATCGGAAGTTCGACCGCGGGGAGGGGTTCGACACGACGGTCGACTGGACGTTACCCGGCGGGGAGACGGTGCCGCGGTTCTACCACATCTACGCGCCCGAGGAGTTCGAGGCCGACGTCGAGGACAGCGCGCTCGTGGCCGAGTCGTTCGAGGTCTCGAGCGGGAACTGCTACGCGGTGGTGGGAAAGAAACAGTAA
- the eif1A gene encoding translation initiation factor eIF-1A — protein sequence MSEEGGRKNLRMPDDDEMFAVVTDMLGGGRVRLQCNDGKERMGRIPGRMRFRTWINEDDVVLIEPWDWQDEKADIEWRYDSQDAAQLRREGHID from the coding sequence ATGAGCGAAGAAGGCGGCCGAAAGAACCTCCGCATGCCCGACGACGACGAGATGTTCGCCGTCGTCACCGACATGCTCGGTGGCGGGCGCGTCAGACTCCAGTGTAACGACGGGAAGGAACGCATGGGCCGGATCCCCGGCCGGATGCGCTTTCGGACCTGGATCAACGAGGACGACGTCGTCCTGATCGAGCCCTGGGACTGGCAGGACGAGAAGGCGGACATCGAATGGCGATACGACAGCCAGGACGCCGCCCAGCTGCGGCGCGAAGGCCACATCGACTGA
- a CDS encoding phosphomannomutase, producing MIQFGTAGIRGPARDRVTPSVCLAVGQAVGREDRTVVLGRDGRETGTALADAMAAGLESAGSRVIRIGVVPTPTVAFASQGRYGVMLTASHNPPADNGIKLFADGVEFDRGAETDVEESLAAGTGPAEWDEWGDSIERDALDRYRRAVVEYARGLGESAEGLRIAVDCGNGMASLATPQVLTSLGAAVTTLNANVDGHFPGRGSKPTPETLSDLRAFVADGPHDVGIGHDGDADRIVVVDGDGEVVHEDTILAILAERYVREFEGTDPVVVTTPNASARIDERVDAAGGRVERVRLGALHEGIARVRESGGDVVFAAEPWKHIHPAFGGWIDGVASAAVLARLVGEAGGVGSLREPVTERPYRKVAVDCPDALKERTMGRLESALPEAFPDAAVDTAYGVRLEWPDGSWILVRPSGTEPYVRLYAESDEVERLIEEATAVIEAAVDE from the coding sequence ATGATCCAGTTCGGAACCGCGGGTATCCGCGGGCCCGCACGCGACCGGGTCACCCCTTCCGTCTGTCTCGCCGTCGGACAAGCCGTCGGTCGGGAGGATCGAACGGTCGTTCTGGGACGCGACGGGCGCGAGACGGGGACCGCGCTCGCCGACGCGATGGCCGCCGGCCTCGAGAGCGCCGGCAGCCGGGTGATCCGGATCGGCGTCGTCCCCACCCCGACGGTGGCCTTCGCCTCGCAGGGGCGCTACGGCGTGATGCTCACCGCCTCGCACAACCCGCCCGCCGACAACGGCATCAAGCTCTTCGCGGACGGCGTCGAGTTCGATCGCGGGGCCGAGACGGACGTCGAGGAGTCCCTCGCCGCGGGAACGGGCCCGGCCGAGTGGGACGAATGGGGCGACTCGATCGAGCGCGACGCCCTCGATCGCTACCGGCGCGCGGTCGTCGAGTACGCCCGCGGGCTCGGCGAGAGCGCGGAGGGACTGCGGATCGCCGTCGACTGCGGGAACGGGATGGCGAGCCTCGCGACCCCGCAGGTGTTGACGAGCCTCGGCGCCGCGGTCACGACGCTGAACGCGAACGTCGACGGCCACTTCCCGGGCCGGGGCAGCAAGCCGACCCCCGAGACGCTGTCGGACCTCCGGGCGTTCGTCGCCGACGGTCCCCACGACGTCGGGATCGGCCACGACGGCGACGCCGACCGGATCGTGGTCGTCGACGGGGACGGTGAGGTGGTCCACGAGGACACGATACTGGCGATCCTCGCCGAGCGCTACGTCCGGGAGTTCGAGGGAACCGACCCCGTCGTCGTCACGACGCCCAACGCCTCCGCGCGGATCGACGAGCGCGTCGACGCCGCGGGCGGCCGGGTCGAGCGCGTCCGGCTGGGCGCGCTCCACGAGGGGATCGCCCGCGTTCGCGAATCGGGCGGCGACGTCGTCTTCGCCGCCGAACCCTGGAAGCACATCCACCCCGCCTTCGGCGGCTGGATCGACGGCGTCGCGAGCGCCGCCGTCCTGGCCCGGCTGGTCGGCGAGGCCGGCGGGGTCGGCTCGCTTCGCGAGCCGGTGACCGAACGCCCCTACCGGAAGGTCGCCGTCGACTGCCCCGACGCACTCAAGGAGCGCACGATGGGCCGCCTCGAGAGCGCGCTGCCCGAGGCGTTCCCCGACGCGGCGGTCGATACCGCCTACGGGGTCCGGTTGGAGTGGCCCGACGGCTCGTGGATCCTCGTCCGCCCCAGCGGGACCGAACCGTACGTCCGCCTCTACGCCGAGAGCGACGAGGTCGAACGGCTGATCGAGGAGGCGACGGCGGTCATCGAGGCGGCGGTCGACGAGTAG